Proteins from one Sphingomonas sp. HF-S4 genomic window:
- a CDS encoding S1/P1 nuclease, producing MIRKLLALLALIGFATPAAAYWEYGHETVAAIAYRNVTPAVRAEIAGLLKHQALLETPTCPARTIEQASVWPDCIKELGPRFSYAYNWHYQNVNVCKPFDVKSNCPDGNCVSAQIERAAKLLKDRKVPVRERVMALAFLVHFVGDLHQPLHAGDRGDLGGNRAKSTYGIYSTERLNLHSIWDGLLAERAISTQPSLVRVYSAQERAAMNGGSVEDWSRDSWQVARDVVYGSAYGDPCGPAPQRATLDEAKIEKLIEPARQQVVKGGLRLARLLEEALG from the coding sequence ATGATTCGCAAACTTCTCGCGCTGCTGGCGCTAATCGGCTTCGCCACGCCCGCCGCGGCTTATTGGGAATATGGCCACGAGACGGTCGCCGCGATCGCCTATCGCAACGTGACGCCGGCGGTGCGCGCCGAGATCGCCGGGCTGCTCAAGCACCAGGCGCTGCTCGAGACGCCGACCTGCCCGGCGCGGACGATCGAGCAAGCGAGCGTCTGGCCCGATTGCATCAAGGAGCTCGGCCCGCGCTTCAGCTATGCCTATAACTGGCATTATCAGAACGTGAACGTGTGCAAGCCGTTCGACGTCAAGTCGAACTGCCCCGACGGCAATTGCGTATCGGCGCAGATCGAGCGCGCGGCGAAGCTGCTCAAGGATCGGAAAGTGCCGGTGCGCGAGCGGGTGATGGCGCTGGCGTTCCTCGTCCACTTCGTCGGCGACCTCCACCAGCCGCTCCACGCGGGCGACCGCGGCGACCTGGGCGGCAACCGCGCGAAATCCACCTACGGTATCTATTCGACCGAGCGGCTCAACCTCCATTCGATATGGGACGGGCTGCTCGCTGAGCGCGCGATCTCGACTCAGCCTTCGCTGGTGCGGGTCTATTCGGCGCAGGAGCGCGCGGCGATGAACGGCGGCAGCGTCGAGGACTGGAGCAGGGATAGCTGGCAGGTCGCGCGCGACGTCGTTTATGGCAGCGCCTATGGCGATCCCTGCGGGCCGGCGCCGCAGCGCGCGACGCTCGACGAGGCCAAGATCGAGAAGCTGATCGAACCGGCGCGGCAGCAAGTCGTCAAGGGCGGGCTTAGGCTCGCGCGGCTGCTGGAGGAAGCGCTGGGCTAG
- the tolB gene encoding Tol-Pal system beta propeller repeat protein TolB has translation MATSAGIAHAQVTPPPIAAPQDDQSGGLVVDVEGGMSAPLPILIPAMPTSAVASTPAGSTDELGRKLAQIVDDDLRNTGLFKTLGPGATRGIAYSEVTTPNYAGWSSGQALVQGYVRANGNGTLTIGCYLYDLAAQTELVRQGFVVSPGDWRRAAHKCSDAIYTRLTGEGPYFDSQIVYVAEQGPKGKRRKQIAIMDQDGANHRFLTNGQNIVLTPRMSPKQNAIVYMSYENRRPSIWIYDMSARTNRRLVDNVSQNFAPHFSPDGRNILFSMSVAGNTDIYRIAVSGGSPQRLTNTPGIDTGGSYSPDGSKIVFESDRGGTQQLYVMNSDGSNQRRISFGGGRYATPVWSPRGDLIAFTRTGGGAFRIGIMNSSGGGEKLLTNAWGDEGPTWSPNGRVLMFFRASQGSGKPDLWSVDLTGVNARKIPTPLDGSDPSWGPIRP, from the coding sequence ATGGCCACCTCCGCCGGCATTGCCCATGCGCAGGTCACCCCGCCGCCGATCGCCGCGCCGCAGGACGACCAGTCCGGCGGCCTCGTCGTCGATGTCGAGGGTGGCATGTCCGCGCCGCTGCCGATCCTGATCCCGGCGATGCCCACGTCGGCGGTCGCTTCGACCCCGGCAGGCTCGACCGACGAACTCGGGCGGAAGTTGGCGCAAATCGTCGATGACGATCTCCGCAACACCGGGCTGTTCAAGACGCTCGGCCCCGGCGCCACGCGTGGCATCGCCTATTCCGAAGTCACGACGCCCAATTACGCCGGCTGGAGCAGCGGCCAGGCGCTGGTCCAGGGCTATGTCCGCGCCAACGGCAACGGCACGCTGACGATCGGCTGTTATCTCTACGATCTCGCTGCACAGACCGAACTCGTCCGTCAGGGCTTCGTCGTATCGCCCGGCGACTGGCGCCGCGCCGCGCACAAATGCTCCGACGCGATCTACACGCGCCTCACCGGCGAAGGCCCCTATTTCGACAGCCAGATCGTCTATGTCGCCGAGCAGGGGCCCAAGGGGAAGCGCCGCAAGCAGATCGCGATCATGGACCAGGACGGCGCCAACCACCGCTTCCTGACCAACGGCCAGAACATCGTGCTCACCCCGCGCATGTCTCCCAAGCAGAACGCGATCGTATACATGAGCTACGAGAATCGCCGCCCGTCGATCTGGATCTACGACATGAGCGCGCGGACCAACCGGCGCCTGGTCGATAATGTCAGCCAGAATTTCGCGCCGCATTTCTCGCCGGACGGGCGCAACATCCTGTTCTCGATGTCGGTGGCAGGCAATACCGACATCTACCGCATCGCCGTGAGCGGCGGATCGCCCCAGCGGCTGACCAACACGCCGGGCATCGACACCGGCGGCAGCTATTCGCCCGACGGATCGAAGATCGTGTTCGAGAGCGACCGCGGCGGCACCCAGCAGCTCTATGTCATGAACAGCGATGGTTCGAACCAGCGCCGGATCAGCTTCGGCGGCGGGCGCTACGCCACCCCGGTCTGGAGCCCGCGCGGCGACCTGATCGCCTTCACGCGCACCGGCGGCGGCGCATTCCGCATCGGCATCATGAACTCGAGCGGCGGCGGCGAGAAGCTGCTGACCAACGCCTGGGGCGACGAAGGCCCGACCTGGTCGCCCAACGGCCGCGTACTGATGTTCTTCCGCGCGTCGCAGGGCAGCGGCAAGCCCGATTTGTGGTCGGTCGATCTCACCGGCGTCAATGCCCGCAAGATTCCGACGCCGCTCGACGGCTCGGATCCGAGCTGGGGACCGATTCGTCCCTGA
- the tolQ gene encoding protein TolQ, translating to MSPIGLFLQADWVVRGVMIGLLLASLWTWAIILSFGFRVSAVKKGIVAFETEYREADDIDEFHRRSAASDQPISRVFAAGVTEWRRSTTGKSIDRGGTRDRLATAMGAAVAQEIDRLADRLNFLATVGSVAPFVGLFGTVWGIMRSFTSIAAEQNSSLAVVAPGIAEALFATAIGLFAAIPAVIAYNRYSHAINRVEQRLNRFADGFHATLSRRLEMEA from the coding sequence ATGTCGCCCATTGGCCTGTTCCTCCAGGCGGACTGGGTGGTCCGCGGCGTGATGATCGGCCTGCTGCTTGCCAGCCTGTGGACCTGGGCGATCATCCTCAGCTTCGGCTTCCGCGTCAGCGCGGTGAAGAAGGGTATCGTCGCGTTCGAGACCGAATATCGCGAGGCCGACGATATCGACGAGTTCCACCGCCGCAGCGCCGCGAGCGACCAGCCGATCTCGCGCGTGTTCGCGGCGGGCGTCACCGAATGGCGCCGCTCGACCACCGGCAAATCGATCGACCGCGGTGGCACGCGCGACCGGCTTGCCACCGCGATGGGGGCGGCGGTCGCGCAGGAAATCGATCGCCTCGCCGATCGGCTGAACTTCCTCGCCACGGTCGGCTCGGTCGCGCCGTTCGTCGGGCTGTTCGGCACGGTCTGGGGGATCATGCGCAGCTTCACCAGCATCGCCGCCGAGCAGAATTCGTCGCTCGCGGTGGTCGCGCCGGGCATCGCCGAGGCGCTGTTCGCCACCGCGATCGGCCTGTTCGCGGCGATTCCCGCAGTGATCGCGTACAATCGCTACAGCCACGCGATCAACCGCGTCGAGCAGCGACTCAATCGCTTCGCCGACGGCTTCCACGCGACGCTAAGCCGCCGCCTGGAGATGGAAGCCTAA
- the ruvB gene encoding Holliday junction branch migration DNA helicase RuvB gives MTDTDRILTATRRAEDIDAALRPKTLDEFVGQKGARENLRVFIQAAKQRGDALDHVLFFGPPGLGKTTLAQIIAREMGVGFRSTSGPVIAKSGDLAALLTNLEDGDVLFIDEIHRLNPAVEEVLYPAMEDRALDLMIGEGPSARSVRIDLPRFTLVGATTRQGLLTTPLRDRFGIPVRLQFYTVDELERVVTRAATLLDLHVAPDGAHEIAKRARGTPRIAGRLLRRVRDFANVAGEETVHAKVADAALNRLEVDGLGLDTMDRRYLMMIADIYRGGPVGVETLAAGLSEPRDTIEEVIEPYLIQIGMIARTARGRCLNAAGWKHLGLNPPPSAQDGLFD, from the coding sequence ATGACTGACACCGACCGCATTCTTACCGCCACGCGCCGCGCCGAGGATATCGACGCCGCACTGCGCCCCAAGACGCTCGACGAATTCGTCGGGCAGAAGGGCGCGCGCGAAAACCTCCGGGTGTTCATCCAGGCGGCGAAGCAGCGCGGCGACGCGCTCGACCATGTCCTGTTCTTCGGTCCCCCGGGGCTCGGCAAGACTACGCTCGCGCAGATCATCGCACGCGAGATGGGCGTCGGGTTTCGTTCGACCTCGGGGCCGGTGATTGCCAAGTCGGGCGATCTAGCGGCACTGCTCACCAATCTCGAGGACGGTGATGTCCTCTTCATCGACGAGATCCACCGGCTCAATCCCGCGGTCGAGGAAGTCCTCTATCCCGCGATGGAGGACCGTGCGCTGGACCTCATGATTGGCGAGGGGCCATCCGCCCGCTCGGTGCGGATAGACTTGCCGCGCTTCACCCTGGTCGGCGCCACCACGCGGCAGGGACTGCTCACCACCCCGCTGCGCGATCGTTTCGGCATTCCGGTCCGCCTGCAATTCTACACCGTCGACGAACTTGAGCGGGTCGTCACGCGTGCCGCCACCCTGCTCGACCTCCACGTCGCTCCCGATGGCGCACACGAGATCGCCAAGCGCGCGCGGGGCACCCCGCGCATCGCCGGCCGGCTGCTGCGTCGCGTCCGCGACTTCGCCAATGTCGCGGGGGAGGAGACGGTGCACGCCAAGGTCGCGGACGCCGCGCTCAACCGGCTCGAAGTCGACGGCCTCGGGCTCGACACGATGGACCGGCGCTATCTGATGATGATCGCCGACATCTATCGCGGCGGCCCGGTCGGGGTCGAGACGCTTGCCGCGGGCCTCTCCGAGCCGCGCGACACGATCGAGGAGGTGATCGAGCCCTATCTCATCCAGATCGGCATGATCGCACGCACTGCGCGCGGGCGCTGCCTCAACGCCGCGGGCTGGAAGCATCTCGGGCTCAATCCGCCGCCCAGCGCGCAGGACGGGCTGTTCGACTGA
- a CDS encoding SPFH domain-containing protein — MTDIRGAAPALRQSSERAAHTASGYGMLLVLLLAIGGVGVSISQIDRMADAIVVSGIFVSSAVFLFVVVGFYLLQPNQATVITLFGDYRGTDRTTGLRWTWPWMTKKRVSVRANNIISERIKVNDLRGNPIEMAAQVVWRVTDSAQALFDVDDYKAFVNVQIEAAVRTIGSRYPYDDFEHQEVTLRGNHEQVGTELRAELIARLAVAGITVDECGFTHLAYAQEIAGAMLRRQQAQAVVAARQTLVEGAVGMVEMALDQLSAKNVVELDDERRAAMVSNLMVVLCGERDTQPVVNAGSLYQ, encoded by the coding sequence ATGACGGACATTCGAGGCGCGGCGCCCGCATTGCGGCAGAGCAGCGAGCGCGCGGCGCATACCGCGAGTGGCTATGGCATGCTGCTCGTGCTGCTGCTGGCGATCGGCGGCGTGGGTGTGTCGATCAGCCAGATCGACCGGATGGCGGACGCGATCGTCGTATCGGGCATATTCGTGTCGAGCGCGGTATTCCTCTTCGTCGTCGTCGGTTTCTACTTGCTCCAGCCCAACCAGGCGACGGTGATCACGCTGTTCGGCGACTATCGCGGCACCGATCGCACCACCGGGCTGCGCTGGACCTGGCCGTGGATGACCAAGAAGCGCGTCTCGGTGCGCGCGAACAACATCATTTCCGAGCGGATCAAGGTCAACGATCTGCGCGGCAACCCGATCGAGATGGCGGCGCAGGTCGTGTGGCGCGTCACCGACAGCGCGCAAGCCCTGTTCGATGTCGATGACTACAAGGCGTTCGTGAACGTCCAGATCGAGGCGGCGGTGCGCACGATCGGATCGCGCTATCCCTATGACGATTTCGAGCATCAGGAAGTGACGCTGCGCGGCAATCACGAGCAGGTCGGCACCGAATTGCGCGCCGAACTGATCGCGCGGCTCGCAGTCGCCGGGATAACCGTCGACGAATGCGGCTTCACGCACCTGGCGTACGCACAGGAGATCGCCGGCGCGATGCTGCGCCGCCAGCAGGCCCAGGCCGTGGTCGCCGCGCGGCAGACGCTGGTCGAAGGCGCGGTCGGCATGGTCGAGATGGCGCTCGACCAGCTCTCGGCCAAGAACGTCGTCGAGCTCGACGACGAGCGGCGCGCGGCGATGGTGTCGAACCTGATGGTGGTGCTGTGCGGCGAGCGCGATACCCAGCCGGTCGTCAATGCAGGTTCGCTGTACCAGTAG
- a CDS encoding YbgC/FadM family acyl-CoA thioesterase, with protein MHALPALGRFHGLEHQFALRVYFEDTDLTGVVYHANYLRYMERARSDMLLAVGIDQRAAFEAGEGAYAIRGLKLDYQSPARLGEELIVASRLMSMRAAAVVIQQRVMRGQTIVTAGEVEAAFVSPTGRPRRQPAAWIAAFEPLLWKGN; from the coding sequence ATGCATGCGCTCCCCGCCCTCGGCCGCTTCCATGGCCTCGAGCACCAGTTCGCGCTGCGCGTCTATTTCGAGGATACCGATCTTACCGGCGTCGTCTATCATGCCAATTATCTGCGCTACATGGAGCGCGCCCGCTCGGATATGCTGCTCGCCGTCGGGATCGACCAGCGCGCCGCGTTCGAGGCGGGCGAGGGGGCATACGCCATTCGCGGCCTCAAGCTGGACTACCAGTCGCCGGCGCGGCTCGGCGAGGAACTGATCGTGGCGAGCCGCCTTATGTCTATGCGGGCCGCTGCCGTCGTCATTCAGCAACGAGTCATGCGCGGGCAAACAATCGTGACCGCAGGTGAAGTCGAGGCGGCGTTCGTCTCCCCGACGGGAAGGCCCCGGCGCCAGCCTGCTGCGTGGATTGCCGCGTTCGAACCGTTGTTGTGGAAGGGAAACTGA
- a CDS encoding toxin-antitoxin system HicB family antitoxin: MQVRCTSREGRVSDTPSKKAFPLRLDPALYAAIERCAASDLRSVNAQVECLLREALGRRGVKLAEPVRARRGRPPKQSE; this comes from the coding sequence ATGCAGGTTCGCTGTACCAGTAGGGAAGGGCGCGTGTCGGATACCCCCTCCAAAAAGGCGTTCCCGCTGCGCCTCGATCCCGCGCTTTACGCAGCGATCGAGCGCTGCGCGGCAAGCGACCTGCGCAGCGTCAACGCCCAGGTCGAGTGCCTCCTGCGCGAGGCGCTGGGACGCCGCGGGGTCAAACTGGCGGAACCGGTCCGCGCCCGGCGCGGCCGGCCGCCCAAGCAAAGCGAGTAG
- the tolR gene encoding protein TolR, which produces MAMHLPSNRGRGRRAPMAEINVTPLVDVMLVLLIIFMVTAPLLTAGVPVNLPESRARALDQEQKPVQIAIDDKGQVFVDDEPVDDAGLPGMLEQVAARKGADGKPPQIYLRADQGLGYGKVMRVMGELNRAGLNSVALLTNAASK; this is translated from the coding sequence GTGGCGATGCATCTTCCCTCCAATCGAGGCCGCGGGCGCCGCGCGCCGATGGCCGAGATCAACGTGACGCCGCTGGTCGACGTCATGCTCGTGCTGCTCATCATCTTCATGGTCACCGCGCCGCTGCTCACCGCGGGCGTGCCGGTGAACCTGCCCGAGAGCCGCGCCAGGGCGCTCGACCAGGAGCAGAAGCCCGTCCAGATCGCGATCGACGACAAGGGCCAGGTGTTCGTCGACGACGAGCCGGTCGATGATGCCGGGCTGCCCGGCATGCTCGAACAGGTCGCCGCGCGGAAGGGTGCCGACGGCAAGCCGCCGCAAATCTACCTGCGCGCCGATCAGGGGCTTGGATACGGCAAGGTCATGCGCGTGATGGGCGAGCTCAACCGCGCCGGGCTCAACAGCGTCGCGTTGCTGACCAACGCCGCGAGCAAGTGA
- a CDS encoding cell envelope biogenesis protein TolA, whose protein sequence is MALTRSEGVGLGVAAVLHVGLFVLLSPAMSPNPDKLVSTPIAVSFAEDVALESAAPVISSETEAAKKSPVEAPVEPDSAPPEPVSEPEPAPRPQPAPPKPAPAPAEKPKPSPPAKPAPPSKPAPPSKPAPPAKTASAAPKSNPGQPPRRDVRPTGNLDGLDLGRTNNRNNGTATTPPATMTGKAAADIGSAIQRQVQPCANRQVNPGPGADQIRVTVNLRINKDGSLAGPPRIMGHTGVDDANRRYVERVDDAVRAIFAACSPLRGLPAELYDVPNGWKSFTLRYRLTS, encoded by the coding sequence ATGGCGCTGACACGTTCCGAAGGCGTGGGCTTGGGCGTCGCGGCAGTCCTTCATGTCGGGCTGTTCGTGCTGCTGTCGCCCGCGATGTCGCCCAATCCCGACAAGCTGGTCAGCACGCCGATCGCGGTGTCCTTCGCCGAGGACGTTGCGCTCGAAAGCGCCGCGCCGGTGATCAGCAGCGAGACAGAGGCGGCGAAGAAATCCCCGGTCGAAGCCCCGGTCGAGCCCGATAGCGCACCGCCCGAGCCGGTCTCGGAGCCCGAGCCGGCCCCCCGGCCGCAGCCCGCCCCGCCCAAGCCTGCGCCGGCACCCGCGGAAAAGCCAAAGCCGTCGCCACCCGCCAAGCCCGCGCCGCCGTCCAAGCCCGCGCCGCCGTCCAAGCCGGCACCGCCCGCGAAGACGGCATCCGCGGCTCCGAAGTCCAACCCGGGGCAGCCGCCGCGCCGCGATGTTCGCCCGACCGGCAATCTTGACGGGCTCGATCTCGGGCGCACCAACAATCGTAACAACGGCACCGCGACGACGCCGCCCGCGACGATGACTGGCAAGGCTGCCGCCGATATCGGCTCGGCGATCCAGCGCCAAGTCCAGCCCTGCGCCAATCGCCAGGTCAATCCGGGCCCGGGCGCCGATCAGATCCGCGTCACGGTCAACCTGCGGATCAACAAGGACGGGTCGCTGGCCGGCCCGCCGCGGATCATGGGCCATACCGGCGTTGATGATGCGAACCGCCGTTATGTCGAGCGCGTTGACGATGCGGTGCGCGCGATCTTCGCCGCCTGCTCGCCGCTGCGCGGACTGCCGGCCGAGCTCTACGACGTGCCCAATGGCTGGAAGAGCTTCACCCTTCGATACCGACTGACAAGCTGA
- the pal gene encoding peptidoglycan-associated lipoprotein Pal: MAKMTTSLVLGLALVATAGCAKKRPPELPPTPTETAPPVEGGESSDTIAGRLNEQFKREVTSDTVNFALDQYDIDSQARSILDSQAAWLTAHAEARVTLEGHADERGTREYNLGLGDRRANAAKNYLAARGVSPTRITTISYGKERPLALGSDEASWAQNRRAVTVVIN, from the coding sequence ATGGCCAAGATGACGACCAGCCTGGTCCTGGGCCTGGCGCTTGTCGCCACCGCGGGCTGCGCCAAGAAGCGTCCCCCCGAATTGCCGCCGACCCCGACCGAGACCGCACCGCCCGTCGAAGGCGGCGAGAGCAGCGACACGATCGCCGGACGCCTCAACGAGCAGTTCAAGCGCGAAGTCACCAGCGACACGGTCAATTTCGCGCTCGACCAGTACGACATCGATTCGCAGGCGCGCTCGATCCTCGACAGCCAGGCCGCCTGGCTGACCGCGCATGCCGAGGCGCGCGTGACGCTCGAAGGCCATGCCGACGAGCGCGGCACCCGCGAGTATAATCTCGGCCTGGGCGATCGTCGCGCCAACGCCGCGAAGAACTATCTCGCGGCGCGCGGCGTCTCGCCGACGCGCATCACCACGATCAGCTACGGCAAGGAGCGCCCGCTGGCGCTCGGTTCCGACGAAGCCAGCTGGGCGCAGAACCGCCGCGCGGTGACTGTCGTCATCAACTGA